The Marivirga tractuosa DSM 4126 genome contains the following window.
ATTATTAAAAGTGAATTTCTCATTTTTATAGTTATTCTCATTTTTATCAAATCAATACAATATTCCTAATGCTTTTTCTAATTCTATTTTGGCAATCACCGCATCGTAAAGTGAGCTATAATAATTGGTTTCAGCCTCTTTCTTGGAAGTTTCAGCATCCAATAATTCACGACTGCTTGCTAAGCCATTTTTATATTTAGTTTCAATTTGCTCGTAAACAGATTGCGCCAAAGCCATATTTTGCTTTTGTACATCCATACTTTCTTTGGCCGACTTCAGATCGTCTTTTGCTTTTTTGATTTCCATGTCAATGGAGCTTTTCAATTGCTCCTTCTGAATTTCAATTTGCTCAATCTGAATTCTGTTTTTTTCCATTTTGCTTGATCGATTTAATCCAGTAAACAAATTCCACTGTATGCTAATACCAACAGCTCCAAAACTCAACCAATTATTACTGAAGTCAAATAATTCACTGGTGCCATTTACTCCCGAGTTCCATCCATAACTAAAATTTGCGTGTAACTTAGGAAGGTGGGTGGCTTTATTATTTCTCAAATCCAAATTGGCCAAATCTTGGTTAACTTGCAGGATAGAGAATTCACTTCTCTCTCTATAATCGAAATTTTCAGATTTATTCAAGTATTCCTCTGCCTCGAGGGTTAGGTTTGATATGCTACCAGAGAGTTCCAAAGGTGAGTTAATAGGCATTCCCATTTGAAATTTTAACATATCCATGGAAACGTCAAAGCTCCTTTTAGCCTTGTTATTTTCTGTCTGAATATTATTGTAATTCACATTGATTCTATCTACATCAATTTTCTCTGCAAATCCATTTTCATATAAGACTTTCGTTTCCTTGAGTACTCTTTCTAATTGCTCTTGATTAGCATCCAGCAATTTCAAACGCTCCTCGGTAATCAATACCAAATAGTAAGCTTTTGTAATAGCTTCCACGGTTTCCACCTCCGATTGATTAGATTCCTTTTGTCTTAATTCTCTTAAGGTTTTGGCTGCTTGAAGACCCACGAAGTAAGAGCCATCAAACAGAAGTTGCGAAACAGAAAAAGCAGCATTACCATCATATTCGGGACTAAATTGAACAGGGGTAAAACCTGGCTCAGGATTTCCTAAAATTTCATTGGGTAAAAATGCCTTTTGCACTTCATAATTATAATTCATCCCACTTTGAAACTTTACTTGCGGAAGACCCATAGATCGTGTTTCTCCTACTTGAGTCTCTGCAATGGCTTCTTCCATTCTCGTAGTTTTCAAATTTCGATTATTTTCCAATGCGTAATTCACACATTCTTCCAAACTCATAGGTTTGGTAATTTCCTCTTGCGCCAATATGCTAATAGGCATAAAAAAGGCAACTGCACAAAAAATTCTGATTTTGTTAAGCTTCATGCTCTTCATTTAAATATTGATTATATTTTTCTTTTCCTTTTTCAGTTAATATTCCATGAATAAAATGATCAAACAACTGTTCGTGAACTTCCTTGAAATCGAATTTATCCCTTGGGAAAACTTCATTATTAAAAGCCAATTGAACTTGTTCAATTCTTTGAATAATTAGAATTTCAGTATTAATTTCTTTTCTGAAATAGCCAGTGGAGATTCCATTTTCAATGATTTGACTCATTCTATCCTTCATAAAAGTGTTTTTAAACTCCAAAAACCTTTTATACGCCTTGGGGAAATAACGCTGTAAATCATAAAGAACCGTTGGATTTATTGCCTCTATCTGTACCTTCATACATTTTGAAATTCTATAAATAGATTCTATTGCGTCTTTACTGTTCTCTAAAACATTTTCTATTTCCTTGCGGTGGTCTGAAAAATGTTCATGAACAGATTTGAATACAATGCTATTTTTGTCATTAAAGAACTGATAGATTGTTTTTTTGCTTACCCCTACTTTTCTGGCTATATCATCCATTGTGATAGACTTCAAGCCAAATTGCATAAATAAGTTCTTTGCTCCCTCTAATATATTTTTCTCTGTACTCAAATTATTATATTGCGATTAATACTTCGGAAACTTTAATCAGATTGAAAGTTTCCTCGGTTTCCAACGGGCAAAGGTAGCTTTTGTTTATAATTTTTTAGAAAAATCATAAATATATTTTAACCTATTGAAAATTAAGCCGTTGGGTAGATTTTGCTATTTGCTAATTAATAATTTTAAATTTGGTTTTTAACAGCCACATAACCCATTAGTTTTTTCTAAATGAAGTACGACCATATAATATTTGGAGATAATATTTTAAATTATTCTATTAATGGAAATGGTAAAACACCACTTTTAGCCTTTCATGGATTTGGGCAATCAAAAGAAGTATATCTTCCCTTTTCTGAATTATTAGGGGATGAATATACTGTTTATGCATTTGACATCTATTACCATGGGAATAGTGAATGGAAGGACAGAAACCAAGCCTTGGAAAAGCAAGATTGGGAAGTAATATTAAAATCTTTTTTGGAAAAACATCAAATTGAAAAATTTGCAGTTGTAGGTTATAGCATGGGAGGAAAATTTGCTTTAGCTAGTTTAGAGCTATTTCCAAGAAAAATAAAAGAGTTTTTATTAATTGCACCAGATGGAATTAAAACTTCATTTTGGTACAGTTTGGCAACCTACCCTAATTCTTTTAGAAGATTTTTTAGAGCAATGATAGTGAAGCCGAAATACTTCTATCAGATTTTAACTTTCACAAAAAAAATGGGCTTGGTCGATAAAAGTTTACTGAAATTTGCCAATACCCAAATGAACACTAGAGAAAAAAGAAGAAGAGTTTATTTAACTTGGGTAGTTTTCAGGCATTTAAAATTTGATTTAAAATTAATAGCCTTCCTTATCAACCAGAATAAAATCCCGACAATGATGTTTACGGGCAAATATGATAAAATCATCACTGCCGAGAATATGATGGATTTATTAAAGCATGTAAAAGAATATGAGCATGTAATTCTGGAAGCGGGGCATAATACCTTGATTGCTGATACGGCTAAGCATTTGGCCAAAGCCCCTTAATCCCCAAAGGGGAAACTGGGCAGAATCAATTATTGAAATATAGTAGTAATAATTTAAAATAAATATTCTTGAATTTAAAGATAGAGCACCCTTATCT
Protein-coding sequences here:
- a CDS encoding TolC family protein, whose translation is MKLNKIRIFCAVAFFMPISILAQEEITKPMSLEECVNYALENNRNLKTTRMEEAIAETQVGETRSMGLPQVKFQSGMNYNYEVQKAFLPNEILGNPEPGFTPVQFSPEYDGNAAFSVSQLLFDGSYFVGLQAAKTLRELRQKESNQSEVETVEAITKAYYLVLITEERLKLLDANQEQLERVLKETKVLYENGFAEKIDVDRINVNYNNIQTENNKAKRSFDVSMDMLKFQMGMPINSPLELSGSISNLTLEAEEYLNKSENFDYRERSEFSILQVNQDLANLDLRNNKATHLPKLHANFSYGWNSGVNGTSELFDFSNNWLSFGAVGISIQWNLFTGLNRSSKMEKNRIQIEQIEIQKEQLKSSIDMEIKKAKDDLKSAKESMDVQKQNMALAQSVYEQIETKYKNGLASSRELLDAETSKKEAETNYYSSLYDAVIAKIELEKALGILY
- a CDS encoding TetR/AcrR family transcriptional regulator, which produces MSTEKNILEGAKNLFMQFGLKSITMDDIARKVGVSKKTIYQFFNDKNSIVFKSVHEHFSDHRKEIENVLENSKDAIESIYRISKCMKVQIEAINPTVLYDLQRYFPKAYKRFLEFKNTFMKDRMSQIIENGISTGYFRKEINTEILIIQRIEQVQLAFNNEVFPRDKFDFKEVHEQLFDHFIHGILTEKGKEKYNQYLNEEHEA
- a CDS encoding alpha/beta fold hydrolase, whose translation is MKYDHIIFGDNILNYSINGNGKTPLLAFHGFGQSKEVYLPFSELLGDEYTVYAFDIYYHGNSEWKDRNQALEKQDWEVILKSFLEKHQIEKFAVVGYSMGGKFALASLELFPRKIKEFLLIAPDGIKTSFWYSLATYPNSFRRFFRAMIVKPKYFYQILTFTKKMGLVDKSLLKFANTQMNTREKRRRVYLTWVVFRHLKFDLKLIAFLINQNKIPTMMFTGKYDKIITAENMMDLLKHVKEYEHVILEAGHNTLIADTAKHLAKAP